A segment of the Manis javanica isolate MJ-LG chromosome 10, MJ_LKY, whole genome shotgun sequence genome:
gcaagagcagctccaagtgggacacctagaaccctctgtgtccccatggaacacacccatatttgtaatcaggaaaaagtcaggatcatggaggttgcttcatgatctgagagcagtaaatgctcaaatgagaatgcttggacccgtacaacagggactgccactcctctctgccttacccaaagaatggaaagtgctcataatagatattaaagattgtttcttttctatacctctaagctccaaggacagggaaagatttgcttttactttgccagctattaatcatgaacaacccgatgccagatttcagtggaaggtcctccctcaaggaatggcaaatagccccaccatatgtcaactgtacgttcagcgagcgctagacccaattcgtaagacctatcccacgctaaagatcatccattacatggatgacatccttctttgctccccacaaccagcggaaatagaagaagcatatatagatctcactagatccctagaaaattggagactgaatatagcaagcgagaaggtccaaaaatctagtgttagcaaattcctaggagcaaccatttacacagatgtaatttgcccccaaaagcttgagataagacataatcaattgcgaaatttgaatgacttccaaaaactcctaggggatattaattggttgcgcccatacttaaagatacccaccactgaattgactccactatttaaaaccctagaaggagacccacaactaacgtcaccgcgctccctcacacctgaggcattacaagccattcgcaaagtagaacaggctttgatgacagcacaattaaatagagtgcaatcgaatgaaccctttgagttgtgtgtccttcccaccccagagctgccaacagcagtcttatggcagcacggcccactgatctggattcatccccaagcctctcaggctaggacaatagagtactatccagcagccgtggccaaacttgctttgagaggagtaaaaacctccatgacacatttcggagaggctccagctaaaattataaccccttacagcgtagaacagatacaagtattatgtgctatgaacgatgattgggccatacttgcttacagtttctcaggaacctttgataatcatttccctaaacatcccctcatcaacttcgccaaaaatcatctcctagtattccctcgggtcactagcctaaccccgctgcctcatggaaaaacagtttacacggacgggtctaagacaggcacaggtgcctatatccatgatggcaaagttgtgacaaaaggctacacgcctgacactccacaaatagtggaatgttgcatagtcttagaggtcctacaaatctttcctgaacctttaaatattgtgtctgactcctgttatgtagttaatgcagtcaaatctctagaagtggccgggctaattaaagcatccagcccagtagccactttgttcaaacagatacaatcagcactacttcataggcaatctcctttgtatataactcatatcagaggacattcaggccttcccgggcctatgacccaaggcaaccacctggcagacctcgcaaccagaagcatagcctttcccctgctagaccctgtcaccacagcttcaaaattccacacacagtttcatgtcactgccgaaacgctgcgcaggcggtttagcataaccagggccgaagctaggaacattgtccttagctgccaacactgctgcagcttccttcccgcacctcatgtggggatcaaccccagaggtattaggcctttacaagtttggcaaatggatgtgacgcatatttcgtcttttgggaaactgaaatatgtacatgtatccgtggatacttgttcaggagtcatctttgcctccccattgtcaggagagaaagcttcccatgtcatccagcactgccttgaagcttggagcgcatgggggttaccgcagattctgaaaacagacaatggcccagcctatacctctacaaaatttgctcaattttgtcatcacatggggataaaacatatcactggccttccctacaacccacagggtcaagggattgtggaacgcgcgaaccgcacgctcaaatcctatttacttaaacaaaaagggggaattgaagatataccccccacaccaaaaactgccatagccctagcacttttcactataaattttttgaatctggatgctcaaggccatacagcagcggatcgccataatcagtggccaaaagacccacaagaactagtaaaatggaaggacgtgttatctaaccaatggaagggcccagatccaatcataatcagatccaggggagctgtgtgtgttttcccccagggtgaagaaaatcccttctggatcccggagcacctaacgaggaaagtcctaaacaaaggagatgacttcgctgtacctcctgaccctgctcctgacactggagaccccgactcagggagtattgagatggggaatcctgtctgcctttcctaagcctatgcctgtccatttcaatgcagccgtttttccccgctttttcaccaccaactctagtatgaacttgccctacctagttaaagacaccctagtagctcccctgggagaaaaccgatccttcgtaactaatgggtcattatgcttcaccactcagaatctagctggctgtatctccctgaaacggaggaaatacggatggttcagtgacataattctagaggccagtagcctccccgttatgtcagctaaatttgaagggcctaataaggaagggagcccgtcctataagaacatgactatccaccagatggttctctggatcaatggcacatttgtacactctcccaggaacaattccaccgacaggcctcgtcaacccaaatatgcctcccattgtgtgggcgactatgagggagagctgtggccctggactgactgtcagtcaactgtagtaacgtgggcaactgagaggcaggagtttaccatctccccagatatggagggacggccagccaatgaggcttggtggccagtaaaggtgctcgaaggcgagtttcgtcagcagctgagcatgaaccccttccataaatggatgctgtgtggagtcaatggctcgtgtaccgacctctcccccttttccgccctccagggtgggggaatcggtgtaaaaaatatcaccttttggtgcgagaataaccacatgcgcgcacactggaacatgatcatgacccataacaacgagaactacacgtgttcagcaaaatcaggtccagagtcacctaattccctttttccaccttctccagtatgcgtataccccccatttctgtttatcttatccaatagtagctttgactcctgctccaatgaaacctgctttctgtctcagtgttgggatgcgcgtaactttaccaatgctttggtagtccgcatcccccgttgggttcctgttcccgtagacgcccctaacaccatgactctgtttcgagaaaggcgcgatttcggtgttacagccgccatagtgctcctgatctccgcgaccgcggtcgcagccaccgccgctggtatagctttagacacctccatcaaatcggctacagagctcaataaccttgcagcctcagtagcttctgccctggaccaacagtccacacttgatggcaaactgaaaggaggaataatgatcctcaatcaacgcatagatctcgtggaggaacaaatggaggtgctctggcaaatggcccaattgggatgtgagcggaaatatcgtgccctctgcatcactagcattcaatataaaaattttacacgggcagctaatctgtcacgaaacctgtcccagtatctttcaggaaactggtcccaagacttcgatgggacactagaagagctgcggcgagaaattatccacatcaactccacccgtctagatatctccgtagcggaaggactctcttcctggttcctcagagctctctcccacgtcaaggagtgggcgggcatggctgggatgggcgtgttcctgcttggaggtctcatgctcttactctggttgttatgcagactccgcaaccaacataagcaggacaaggtgatccttgctcaagccctaatggagATAGATGTtagcgcctctccccaagtgtggctcaacatgcttaagaaggaagctcggctttagcttgaggtagctcttgcaccctgagcccatgtggcactgcaccaggcccgagtacctcaatgcttaatcacagctttctttaagaagctcatggtgcaagagggttgagaaaaagggtccaaaccctttgtaccaagcggtcccaacgccagccagaggatgcgaggcaaagcactgcaagaggtcttggacccctctgagaggcatgcctgactgcataggggtagatgcccagaacccctctccaaaaagggggcatcaagaagtatgatggaggtcaggcctctgtctccgcctctgctggcaagttccgccttgagcttctgttagacaaaaaagggggagatgttggcagccgcgctcagaaaatagcacccaatgcagggcagccggaaggccccgaacttcctaatgacaaatcatcccacaccactaaactacatgctaattgcgccttggcataaggaccaatgagacccaccaaatggttatgctaataaggcatatggagccgcaccaaccaggtcagagcatgagaactatataagcaagcctctccttcccctctgggtcctgcccaactcatttgtttcacaaagagctgaagaataaagctttctgcagaagaatcctgctgttgttgcatgctgttcttgccagcGAGGACAGGACACGCGAcaacatcccatgcttatggataggaagaattaatattgtcaaaatggccatcctgcctaaagcaatctatagattcaatgcaactcccatcaaaataccaacaacattcttcaatgaactagagaaaatcatcctaaaattcatatggaaccacaaacgacctcaattagccaaagcaatcctgagaaggaagaataaagcagggggaattatgctccccaacttcaagctctactacaaagccacagtaatcaagacaagttggtactgccacaagaacagacccatagaccaatggaacagactagagagccctgatataaacccaaccatatatagtcaattaatttatgataaagaagtcatagacatacaatggggaaatgacagcctcttcaacagctggtgttggcaaaactggacagctacatgcaagagaatgaaactggatcattgtttaaccccatacacaaaagtaaactcaaaatggattaaagacttgaatgtaagtcatgaaaccataaaactcttagaagacaacataggcaaacatctcctgaatataagcatgagcacctTCTtcttgaacccatctcctcgagaaaaggaaacaaaagcaaaaatgaactcactaactacatcaaactaagaagtttttgtatggcaaaggacatcatcaacaaaacaaaaaggcatcctacagtatgggagaatatatttgtaaataacatatccaacaaagggttaacatccaaaatatgtaaagaacttacatgcctcaacacccaaaaagcaaataacctgattaacaaatgggcaga
Coding sequences within it:
- the LOC140844080 gene encoding uncharacterized protein, whose product is MTSLYLLTLLLTLETPTQGVLRWGILSAFPKPMPVHFNAAVFPRFFTTNSSMNLPYLVKDTLVAPLGENRSFVTNGSLCFTTQNLAGCISLKRRKYGWFSDIILEASSLPVMSAKFEGPNKEGSPSYKNMTIHQMVLWINGTFVHSPRNNSTDRPRQPKYASHCVGDYEGELWPWTDCQSTVVTWATERQEFTISPDMEGRPANEAWWPVKVLEGEFRQQLSMNPFHKWMLCGVNGSCTDLSPFSALQGGGIGVKNITFWCENNHMRAHWNMIMTHNNENYTCSAKSGPESPNSLFPPSPVCVYPPFLFILSNSSFDSCSNETCFLSQCWDARNFTNALVVRIPRWVPVPVDAPNTMTLFRERRDFGVTAAIVLLISATAVAATAAGIALDTSIKSATELNNLAASVASALDQQSTLDGKLKGGIMILNQRIDLVEEQMEVLWQMAQLGCERKYRALCITSIQYKNFTRAANLSRNLSQYLSGNWSQDFDGTLEELRREIIHINSTRLDISVAEGLSSWFLRALSHVKEWAGMAGMGVFLLGGLMLLLWLLCRLRNQHKQDKVILAQALMEIDVSASPQVWLNMLKKEARL